Proteins encoded within one genomic window of Brassica rapa cultivar Chiifu-401-42 chromosome A09, CAAS_Brap_v3.01, whole genome shotgun sequence:
- the LOC103841134 gene encoding nucleotide exchange factor SIL1 yields the protein MNFFRCLTLLVVMALVSGTIAEKANSSGGMVWSSARDEAELVEDSGLVIGEQDQIDGGFSSLDGMLHWAIGHSDPATLKEAAKDAQKMSMDELQKRQVELKELVEKLNMPSDGKLMQIAVSDLNNASLSLEDRHRALHELLILVEPIDNANDLSKSGGLKVVAGELNHSDSEVRKLAAWVIGKASQNNPFVQAQVLELGALTTLIKMVNSSSTEEAVKALFAVSALVRNNVAGQDMFYASRGYIMLQDVMSNGSLDIKLRRKAVFLVGDLAEFQLQNTDQKADLPIFSDRLFLKSVVDLIVVLDLDLQEKALTAINTLLQLKSIEPLILRDFCGLEGALQRMKLQLKESMEDEDKRDYAADVETLRGEVELIFRKKLGQL from the exons ATGAACTTCTTCCGATGTCTGACACTATTGGTTGTGATGGCACTAGTGAGTGGTACAATAGCTGAGAAAGCTAACTCTTCCGGAGGAATGGTTTGGTCCTCTGCGAGAGACGAGGCGGAGCTGGTAGAAGATTCCGGTTTGGTTATCGGGGAACAGGATCAAATCGACGGTGGATTCTCCTCCCTTGATGGGATGTTACACTGGGCTATAG GTCACTCGGATCCTGCGACGTTGAAGGAAGCAGCTAAAGATGCGCAGAAGATGTCTATGGATGAGTTGCAAAAGCGTCAAGTGGAGTTAAAG GAGCTGGTGGAGAAGCTGAACATGCCATCAGACGGGAAGTTGATGCAGATAGCTGTGTCTGACTTGAACAATGCTTCCTTGTCTCTTGAAGATCGTCACCGTGCTTTGCACGAGCTCTTGATCCTCGTTGAACCTATCGATAATGCAAATG ATTTGAGCAAATCAGGAGGGCTTAAAGTTGTGGCAGGAGAGCTGAATCATTCTGACTCAGAGGTAAGGAAGCTAGCTGCGTGGGTGATCGGGAAGGCTAGCCAAAACAACCCTTTTGTTCAAGCGCAG GTTCTTGAACTTGGTGCTTTGACAACATTGATTAAGATGGTAAACTCCAGCTCTACTGAAGAAGCTGTGAAAGCACTCTTTGCTGTCTCTGCCTTGGTACGGAACAACGTAGCTGGTCAGGACATGTTTTATGCATCACGTGGATACATTATGCTTCAG GATGTAATGAGCAATGGGAGCTTGGATATTAAACTGAGACGGAAAGCTGTATTCTTAGTGGGTGATTTGGCTGAGTTTCAATTACAGAACACAGATCAGAAAGCTGACCTCCCTATATTCAGTGATCGTTTGTTTCTAAAATCCGTGGTGGATTTGATTGTTGTCCTTGATCTTGATCTCCAGGAGAAG GCGCTTACAGCAATCAATACTCTTCTTCAACTCAAATCCATAGAGCCTTTGATCCTCAGAGACTTCTGCGGGTTGGAAGGAGCATTACAAAGAATGAAGCTGCAGCTGAAGGAGTCAATGGAGGATGAAGACAAGAGAGACTATGCTGCAGATGTGGAAACCCTTCGTGGTGAAGTGGAACTTATCTTCCGTAAAAAGCTTGGACAATTATAA
- the LOC103842271 gene encoding LOW QUALITY PROTEIN: basic leucine zipper 24 (The sequence of the model RefSeq protein was modified relative to this genomic sequence to represent the inferred CDS: deleted 1 base in 1 codon), with translation MSYVSFSKNHSQDGRDSHTHSCNPPGRDDASHSHTCFHTHTHLIIPDPQENDNSDISGHVGTERQRGKYREKKKARTAYLEDEVKRLQSLNEYLLRKLQSQRMVETEIIKLRALLVEMQVKIDDELGVFSFQKQCNGSGFVFKEGDVSLLSVCVGYIYDIGDK, from the exons ATGTCTTATGTCTCTTTCAGTAAG AATCATAGTCAAGATGGAAGAGATAGCCATACTCATAGTTGCAACCCTCCAGGGCGAGATGATGCTTCTCACTCACACACATGCTTCCACACTCACACTCAC CTCATCATCCCG GATCCACAAGAGAATGATAATTCTGACATAAGCGGTCATGTGGGAACAGAGAGGCAGCGAGGAAAATACagggagaagaagaaggctCGCACCGCATACCTTGAAGACGAAGTCAAGAGACTGCAATCTCTCAATGAGTACTTGCTTAGAAAGCTTCAGAGCCAAAGAATGGTGGAAACTGAAATCATCAAACTCCGAGCTCTTCTGGTAGAAATGCAAGTGAAGATTGATGACGAACTTGGTGTTTTCTCGTTTCAGAAGCAATGCAACGGTTCTGGTTTTGTGTTTAAAGAAGGGGATGTCTCCCTTCTGTCAGTCTGTGTTGGCTATATATATGACATTGGTGATAAATGA
- the LOC103841131 gene encoding uncharacterized protein LOC103841131 isoform X2 — translation MIGSVPWRKVVEATNFKSWYTGNVITWDDSACQETFHNEKKRFWSQVNGVHCDISLPDPDLYVSDVDWDTTVDPELISDLEGAYFAPPDDEVKSGLKRGRRDMSWSGCSNLVPIEEARMLKIPWECSEEVRDVDGSVKKGNGWNVAESSSDHPSDRTRPWEAKPSFGNEKANDTMSGDCLWKEIEWKTEDKGNDRWGQGNDGWEQSGQQNKKAKGSESVPAREDEMLDNPWEAKLSCRKETAEDTTWGGWSGKGWDDRGCGSGGWEKRDMEMNEWRRTRCSQDYREPRSYNPWKAGFGPDNTARREYGANAGGWQTRRVSETNRREWDVKRSSDGWGRRNRERDESYGYNSNYRNSRPIRDDYQNRKVNF, via the coding sequence ATGATTGGATCAGTGCCATGGCGAAAAGTTGTTGAAGCTACGAACTTCAAGAGCTGGTACACAGGTAACGTTATCACTTGGGATGATTCCGCTTGTCAAGAGACTTTCCACAACGAGAAGAAACGGTTTTGGTCTCAAGTTAATGGAGTTCACTGTGATATATCTCTTCCTGATCCGGATCTTTACGTTAGTGATGTGGATTGGGACACTACGGTTGACCCTGAACTGATTAGTGATTTAGAAGGGGCTTACTTTGCGCCTCCTGATGATGAGGTTAAGTCTGGTTTGAAACGAGGGAGAAGAGACATGAGTTGGAGTGGTTGTAGTAACCTTGTCCCTATTGAAGAGGCTCGGATGTTGAAGATTCCGTGGGAGTGTAGTGAGGAAGTTCGTGATGTTGATGGTTCTGTGAAGAAAGGGAATGGCTGGAACGTAGCAGAGAGTAGTAGTGATCATCCAAGTGATAGGACAAGGCCGTGGGAAGCTAAGCCTAGTTTTGGTAACGAGAAAGCAAATGATACAATGTCTGGGGATTGCTTATGGAAGGAGATTGAGTGGAAAACTGAAGATAAGGGTAACGACAGATGGGGTCAGGGAAACGATGGATGGGAACAGTCAGGACAACAAAACAAGAAGGCGAAAGGTTCTGAAAGTGTGCCAGCCAGAGAGGATGAAATGCTCGACAATCCTTGGGAAGCCAAGCTTAGCTGTAGAAAGGAGACAGCGGAAGATACGACTTGGGGAGGTTGGTCTGGTAAGGGTTGGGATGATAGAGGTTGTGGCAGTGGTGGATGGGAAAAGCGAGATATGGAGATGAATGAGTGGCGTCGTACGAGATGTAGTCAGGATTATAGGGAGCCAAGGAGTTATAATCCATGGAAAGCTGGCTTTGGGCCTGACAATACAGCTCGGAGAGAGTATGGGGCTAATGCAGGCGGTTGGCAAACACGTAGAGTGAGTGAGACGAATCGAAGAGAATGGGATGTGAAACGATCGAGTGATGGTTGGGGTAGGCGAAACAGAGAAAGAGATGAATCATATGGATACAACAGTAACTACAGAAACTCTAGGCCTATAAGGGATGATTATCAGAACAGGAAGGTCAATTTCTAA
- the LOC103841135 gene encoding acyl-CoA--sterol O-acyltransferase 1, producing the protein MVSFISAWCLVIISLCYTYVVARLVPNGMRRMILFIPVFLYFFIVPLSLSNIHAVGITAFFISWLANFKLFLFALGRGPLASDTKILPLPIFLAVSCLPVKIHLSPKSYSHGGSSREGLLYYTIMASLLVLMTKVYKYNSKLPNKAVLTLYAIHIYLLLELILAATATMVRAMSGLELEPQFNKPYLATSLQDFWGRRWNLAVTGILRPTVYEPMIQLFSVLGPNWSRVLAVLATFVVSGLMHELIFFYMGGLMPDWKVMWFFLVHGLCTTVEIAVKKKVNGRWRLPTGVSRVLTFGFVMVTGLWLFLPVFNRGNIFERALEEYAYAGALAAELKSIITSLF; encoded by the coding sequence ATGGTGAGTTTCATTAGCGCGTGGTGTTTAGTGATCATCTCATTGTGTTACACATATGTCGTTGCCAGATTGGTTCCTAATGGGATGAGAAGGATGATACTGTTCATACCTGTCTTCCTCTATTTCTTCATAGTTCCTTTATCATTGTCCAACATTCATGCTGTCGGCATCACGGCTTTCTTCATCTCCTGGCTCGCTAACTTCAAGCTCTTTCTCTTTGCTTTAGGACGAGGTCCTCTTGCTTCAGACACCAAAATCTTACCTCTCCCTATTTTCTTAGCCGTCTCTTGCTTGCCCGTCAAGATTCATCTGAGCCCTAAATCTTACTCCCATGGAGGATCATCTAGAGAGGGTCTCTTGTATTATACCATCATGGCTTCTCTTTTGGTTCTTATGACAAAAGTCTACAAGTATAACAGCAAACTCCCGAACAAAGCCGTATTGACTCTCTACGCGATTCATATCTATCTCCTCCTCGAGCTCATCCTAGCCGCCACGGCCACCATGGTTCGAGCCATGTCAGGTCTTGAGCTAGAGCCACAGTTCAACAAACCGTACCTGGCGACATCTCTTCAAGATTTCTGGGGGAGACGATGGAACTTAGCGGTCACTGGAATCCTAAGGCCTACCGTGTACGAGCCGATGATTCAGCTCTTCTCTGTCTTGGGCCCGAACTGGTCACGTGTTCTTGCTGTTCTCGCCACGTTTGTTGTCTCAGGGTTGATGCACGAGCTCATCTTCTTCTACATGGGAGGGTTGATGCCGGACTGGAAAGTAATGTGGTTCTTTCTTGTACACGGGCTCTGCACTACTGTGGAGATCGCCGTCAAGAAGAAAGTCAACGGGAGGTGGAGGCTTCCGACAGGAGTCAGTCGTGTTTTGACGTTCGGGTTTGTCATGGTGACGGGTTTGTGGCTGTTCTTGCCGGTGTTTAATCGAGGGAACATATTTGAGAGGGCTCTTGAAGAGTATGCATATGCAGGCGCGCTTGCAGCCGAGCTAAAGAGCATCATTACATCTCTATTCTAA
- the LOC103841132 gene encoding zinc finger CCCH domain-containing protein 46 codes for MDGYEATRIVLSRIQALDPDNASKIMGLLLLQDHGEKEMIRLAFGPENLVHSVIVKAKKELGLMSCSRPLWSQEELISPKNNTRGSSLNPASLPFYANGGGRSFKDMTNEFEFMDDVNLGSVHARSGSCGFDGLGFGESDLGFGGVPCSYFARGFCKNGSSCRFVHSDGGGELVGSPSRMELLRSNSVPPRLAHQFMTRSSFSPKGVNLQNSDAQRAAAAALMMGDEFQKVGRWRPERIDLSAMACPASRQIYLTFPADSRFREEDVSNYFSTFGPVQDVRIPYQQKRMFGFVTFLYPETVKSILAKGNPHFVCDSRVLVKPYKEKGKVPDKYRTNQTTELELSPTGLDSSPRDVLGGRGFYNNAQDVMWRSKFEEEILELQSRRLMNMQLLDVKNHFQLNSSSTHIHSPNPFSQTLVSPRPGAVKAGGEIGKGSSKEGSDDDTINLQEKLEECLPDSPFASSTNHLFLFADSVDNNGSDLWSPSSDNDDNSTPSTLSDSFNSFNCQMPRSPAFGMLPGRGGPACRVGI; via the exons ATGGATGGGTATGAAGCAACTAGGATTGTGCTCTCTCGTATCCAAGCGTTAGACCCAGATAACGCATCAAAGATCATGggtcttctccttctccaagACCACGGCGAGAAAGAGATGATAAGACTAGCTTTTGGTCCAGAGAATCTTGTTCATTCTGTGATAGTGAAAGCCAAGAAAGAGTTAGGTCTCATGAGCTGTTCAAGGCCTCTTTGGAGCCAAGAGGAGTTAATAAGCCCTAAGAACAACACTCGTGGCTCTTCTCTCAACCCTGCTTCTCTGCCCTTCTACGCTAACGGAGGAGGAAGATCTTTTAAGGATATGACCAACGAGTTCGAGTTCATGGATGATGTGAACTTGGGCTCTGTGCATGCCAGAAGCGGTAGCTGCGGTTTTGACGGTTTAGGGTTTGGTGAATCTGATTTAGGGTTTGGTGGCGTGCCCTGTTCTTATTTCGCTAGAGGCTTCTGCAAAAACGGGAGTAGCTGTAGATTCGTTCACAGTGATGGAGGAGGTGAGCTCGTTGGCTCTCCGAGTAGAATGGAGCTTCTTAGGTCTAACTCGGTACCTCCAAGACTCGCTCACCAGTTCATGACTCGCTCTTCTTTCTCTCCTAAAGGTGTTAACTTGCAGAACAGTGATGCTCAAAG agctgctgctgctgctttgATGATGGGAGATGAATTTCAGAAGGTTGGAAGATGGAGGCCTGAGAGGATTGATCTCTCAGCTATGGCTTGTCCTGCTTCGAGACAGATCTATCTGACATTTCCTGCCGACAGTAGGTTCAGGGAGGAAGATGTGTCCAATTATTTCAG TACTTTTGGACCAGTTCAAGATGTGAGGATACCATATCAGCAAAAGAGGATGTTTGGGTTTGTGACATTCTTGTACCCTGAGACTGTCAAGAGCATTTTAGCCAAAGGGAACCCTCACTTTGTGTGTGATTCAAGGGTTCTTGTTAAGCCTTACAAGGAGAAAGGCAAAGTCCCTGACAAATACAG AACTAACCAAACAACAGAGCTAGAATTGTCCCCAACAGGGCTTGATTCTAGCCCCAGGGATGTTTTAG GAGGGAGAGGGTTCTATAACAACGCCCAAGATGTTATGTGGAGGAGTAAATTTGAAGAAGAGATTCTTGAGCTTCAAAGCAGAAGGCTAATGAATATGCAGCTTCTTGACGTCAAGAATCATTTCCAGCTCAATTCTTCCTCTACACACATTCATTCTCCAAATCCTTTTAGCCAGACACTTGTGTCTCCACGCCCGGGGGCGGTTAAAGCAGGAGGAGAGATAGGGAAAGGAAGTTCCAAAGAAGGATCTGATGATGATACAATAAATCTACAAGAGAA GTTGGAGGAATGCTTGCCAGATAGTCCATTTGCATCTTCCACTAAtcatttgtttctgtttgctgATTCTGTGGACAATAATGGATCAGATCTGTGGTCGCCTTCTTCTGATAATGATGATAATTCAACTCCTTCTACACTCTCTGACTCCTTCAACTCTTTCAACTGCCAAATGCCTAG GTCACCTGCATTTGGGATGTTACCCGGTAGGGGAGGACCAGCATGTCGTGTTGGGATATAA
- the LOC103841131 gene encoding uncharacterized protein LOC103841131 isoform X1: MGKWNNRSRFNRRRSPSRWYSERPSSSSGYGEDDGIPVWEKRFCEMIGSVPWRKVVEATNFKSWYTGNVITWDDSACQETFHNEKKRFWSQVNGVHCDISLPDPDLYVSDVDWDTTVDPELISDLEGAYFAPPDDEVKSGLKRGRRDMSWSGCSNLVPIEEARMLKIPWECSEEVRDVDGSVKKGNGWNVAESSSDHPSDRTRPWEAKPSFGNEKANDTMSGDCLWKEIEWKTEDKGNDRWGQGNDGWEQSGQQNKKAKGSESVPAREDEMLDNPWEAKLSCRKETAEDTTWGGWSGKGWDDRGCGSGGWEKRDMEMNEWRRTRCSQDYREPRSYNPWKAGFGPDNTARREYGANAGGWQTRRVSETNRREWDVKRSSDGWGRRNRERDESYGYNSNYRNSRPIRDDYQNRKVNF; encoded by the exons ATGGGAAAGTGGAACAATCGGTCCAGATTCAACCGTCGCAGATCTCCTTCGCGATGGTATAGTGAaagaccttcttcttcttctg GTTATGGTGAAGACGATGGGATTCCAGTATGGGAGAAGAGATTCTGCGAAATGATTGGATCAGTGCCATGGCGAAAAGTTGTTGAAGCTACGAACTTCAAGAGCTGGTACACAGGTAACGTTATCACTTGGGATGATTCCGCTTGTCAAGAGACTTTCCACAACGAGAAGAAACGGTTTTGGTCTCAAGTTAATGGAGTTCACTGTGATATATCTCTTCCTGATCCGGATCTTTACGTTAGTGATGTGGATTGGGACACTACGGTTGACCCTGAACTGATTAGTGATTTAGAAGGGGCTTACTTTGCGCCTCCTGATGATGAGGTTAAGTCTGGTTTGAAACGAGGGAGAAGAGACATGAGTTGGAGTGGTTGTAGTAACCTTGTCCCTATTGAAGAGGCTCGGATGTTGAAGATTCCGTGGGAGTGTAGTGAGGAAGTTCGTGATGTTGATGGTTCTGTGAAGAAAGGGAATGGCTGGAACGTAGCAGAGAGTAGTAGTGATCATCCAAGTGATAGGACAAGGCCGTGGGAAGCTAAGCCTAGTTTTGGTAACGAGAAAGCAAATGATACAATGTCTGGGGATTGCTTATGGAAGGAGATTGAGTGGAAAACTGAAGATAAGGGTAACGACAGATGGGGTCAGGGAAACGATGGATGGGAACAGTCAGGACAACAAAACAAGAAGGCGAAAGGTTCTGAAAGTGTGCCAGCCAGAGAGGATGAAATGCTCGACAATCCTTGGGAAGCCAAGCTTAGCTGTAGAAAGGAGACAGCGGAAGATACGACTTGGGGAGGTTGGTCTGGTAAGGGTTGGGATGATAGAGGTTGTGGCAGTGGTGGATGGGAAAAGCGAGATATGGAGATGAATGAGTGGCGTCGTACGAGATGTAGTCAGGATTATAGGGAGCCAAGGAGTTATAATCCATGGAAAGCTGGCTTTGGGCCTGACAATACAGCTCGGAGAGAGTATGGGGCTAATGCAGGCGGTTGGCAAACACGTAGAGTGAGTGAGACGAATCGAAGAGAATGGGATGTGAAACGATCGAGTGATGGTTGGGGTAGGCGAAACAGAGAAAGAGATGAATCATATGGATACAACAGTAACTACAGAAACTCTAGGCCTATAAGGGATGATTATCAGAACAGGAAGGTCAATTTCTAA
- the LOC103841136 gene encoding serine/threonine-protein kinase-like protein At3g51990, producing the protein MSLYYQNDFSRHQTHQHLFFLLLLHSLTPMGYLSCKAGSAVAVAVSSSKSASTKPPPPPPESPPEDRPKLRRFLHRDLEAATGGFSADNLLGRGSHGSVYKAAIGSRLVAVKRPSKSREISREFHNEFEILSKIRSPRFVNLLGYSADNAKDPLLVVEFMLNGSLYDVIHSDSPPNPIPISSWSKRIKIALQIAKAVHLLHSQTPPIIHRDIKSANVLMDKNLNAKLGDFGLAIRCNVEDQRVKSTPPAGTMGYLDPDYVTADRLSTKTDVFSFGILLLEIISGRKAIDVRYSPSFIVDWAIPMIKRGKIGGIYDPMIGPPVDVSVRNHLGLVAAKCVRTCREKRPGMEEVVGWLTGLTQSVRSRRWDELGIGNPCMMVETVGRPVE; encoded by the coding sequence ATGTCCCTTTATTACCAAAATGACTTCTCACGCCACCAGACTCATCAACACcttttcttcctcctcctcctacatTCTCTCACCCCAATGGGTTATCTCTCGTGCAAAGCCGGATCCGCCGTCGCAGTCGCCGTCTCCTCCTCCAAATCCGCCTCCACCAAACCTCCTCCCCCTCCTCCCGAATCTCCCCCAGAAGACCGTCCCAAACTACGCCGCTTCCTCCACCGCGACCTCGAAGCCGCGACAGGCGGATTCTCCGCCGACAACCTCCTCGGACGCGGAAGCCACGGCAGCGTCTACAAAGCCGCCATCGGCTCCCGTCTCGTCGCCGTCAAGCGCCCCTCGAAATCCCGAGAGATCAGCCGCGAGTTCCACAACGAGTTCGAGATCCTCTCCAAGATCCGCAGCCCTAGGTTCGTCAACCTCCTCGGCTACAGCGCCGACAACGCCAAGGACCCTCTCCTCGTCGTCGAGTTCATGCTCAACGGGAGCTTATACGACGTCATCCACTCCGATTCCCCTCCCAATCCAATCCCGATATCGAGCTGGAGCAAGAGAATCAAAATCGCTCTCCAGATAGCCAAGGCTGTGCACCTCCTCCACTCTCAAACCCCGCCGATCATACACAGAGACATCAAATCAGCTAACGTGTTGATGGATAAGAACCTCAACGCGAAGCTTGGAGACTTCGGTTTAGCGATCAGATGCAATGTGGAGGATCAGAGAGTTAAGTCGACTCCGCCAGCTGGCACCATGGGGTACCTCGACCCGGACTACGTCACTGCTGATAGGTTAAGCACTAAGACCGACGTGTTCAGCTTCGGGATCTTGTTGTTAGAGATAATCAGCGGGAGGAAGGCCATAGACGTTAGATACTCGCCGTCGTTTATAGTGGACTGGGCCATTCCGATGATAAAGAGAGGGAAGATCGGCGGGATTTATGATCCGATGATCGGGCCGCCGGTGGATGTGAGCGTGAGGAATCATCTGGGGTTGGTGGCGGCCAAGTGTGTGAGGACGTGTAGAGAGAAAAGGCCGGGGATGGAGGAGGTGGTTGGGTGGCTCACGGGGTTGACGCAGTCGGTTAGGTCGAGGAGGTGGGATGAGTTGGGCATTGGGAACCCGTGTATGATGGTTGAGACGGTGGGCAGGCCCGTGGAATga
- the LOC103841133 gene encoding acyl-CoA--sterol O-acyltransferase 1 — protein MVSFISAWCLVIISLCYTHVVARLVSKGMRRMILFIPVFLYFFVVPLSLSTIHSIGITAFFISWLANFKLFLFALGRGPLASDTKPLLSLPIFLAVSCLPIKIPLSPKPTTSYSSREGLLYYTIMVTLLVLMTKVYAYNNKLPDKAVLTLYAIHIYLSLELILSATATMVRAMSSLELEPQFNKPYLATSLQEFWGRRWNLAVSGILRPTVYEPMVQLFSVLGPNWSQAPAVFATFVVSGLMHELIFFYLGGLMPDWKVMWFFLVHGLCTTVEIAVKKKVNGRWRFIPTGISRVLTFGFVMVTGLWLFLPVFKGGNIFERILEEYAYAGAVVAELKTIIASLILNT, from the coding sequence ATGGTGAGTTTCATCAGCGCGTGGTGTTTAGTGATCATCTCATTGTGTTACACTCATGTCGTTGCCCGATTGGTTTCAAAAGGGATGAGAAGGATGATACTATTCATACCAGTCTTCCTCTATTTCTTCGTAGTTCCTTTATCACTGTCCACCATACATTCAATAGGCATCACGGCTTTCTTCATCTCCTGGCTCGCTAACTTCAAGCTCTTTCTCTTTGCTTTAGGACGAGGTCCTCTTGCTTCAGACACTAAACCCTTATTATCTCTCCCTATTTTCTTAGCTGTCTCTTGCTTGCCCATCAAGATTCCTCTGAGCCCTAAACCTACCACATCTTACTCATCTAGAGAGGGTCTCTTGTATTATACCATCATGGTTACTCTTTTGGTTCTTATGACAAAAGTCTACGCGTATAACAACAAACTCCCTGACAAAGCCGTATTGACACTCTACGCGATTCACATCTATCTCTCCCTCGAGCTCATCCTATCTGCCACAGCCACCATGGTTCGAGCTATGTCAAGTCTTGAGCTAGAGCCACAGTTCAACAAACCCTACCTGGCTACATCACTTCAAGAGTTTTGGGGCAGACGATGGAACCTGGCTGTCAGCGGAATTCTAAGGCCTACTGTCTACGAACCGATGGTTCAGCTGTTCTCTGTCTTGGGCCCGAACTGGTCGCAGGCCCCAGCTGTTTTCGCCACGTTTGTTGTCTCAGGTTTGATGCATGAGCTCATCTTCTTCTACCTGGGAGGGTTGATGCCGGATTGGAAAGTAATGTGGTTCTTTCTTGTACACGGGCTATGCACTACTGTGGAGATAGCCGTCAAGAAAAAAGTCAACGGAAGGTGGAGGTTTATTCCGACAGGAATCAGCCGTGTTTTAACGTTCGGGTTTGTCATGGTGACTGGTTTGTGGCTGTTCTTGCCAGTGTTTAAGGGGGGAAACATATTTGAGAGGATTCTTGAAGAGTACGCATATGCAGGCGCGGTTGTAGCAGAGCTCAAGACCATCATCGCTTCTCTAATTTTAAACACTTAA